A single genomic interval of Variovorax sp. PMC12 harbors:
- a CDS encoding filamentous haemagglutinin family protein yields the protein MGVNASSSKSARSQGVVLAVGGTGRVLADGGLALTGGGDLDVRIGGGWNSSMAGRLTTSGVDVAQTQELYGGLVNLRGAIAMSAGQIGTMELFYGATQDGKEVRASNPYTSSISRATGGLMLMGGDAGTTIASRGDLVLGGTGDPGLVGTPNGTAFTSTAGNGQMGQSWFSLWTDRTAVHLSAAGGNLAFDTRASESIANPLVANWDYTSNGGWFLLPGNVSAVANTGSIYYGQSAAYLNTFGSANQWNTGGLLLAPLGSRRIELLAGDSLYGGGYAISSSGADASVMATILQPAFAGFDAANARVVSNVSASGPVADIGRFPLMAFGANSVSDRVGVSESASSPSRFYATNGDIVGLRTGSVVKFAASGVRANEVDYVAAGPIAVKAGRDIVYSGTRINDALPDIGDFTSDASSAKASGNLIVHTQRNDASVIEAGRDILYANFDMAGSGTLEISAGRNVIQNDRANLTSIGPVVPGDSRPGAGIVVQAGLGPRGASYTGLLSRYLDPANQAATGTPLADQAGKVARTYGAELAAWLSERYGFEGTSGQALAYFNALAPEQQRIFARQVFFTELREGGREYNAVDGPRTGSYLRGRNAIAALFPGRDAGGNGGAHQGDLLIYGGSGIHTDLGGDIQVLTPGGAQTYGVEGAAPPCTAGLITRGKGDIQLYALDSILLGQSRIMTTFGGSILAWSAQGDINAGRGSKTTVVYTPPRQVYDDVGNMKISPDVPSTGAGIATLNPLPEVPAGDVDLIAPLGTIDAGEAGIRVSGNVNIAALHVVNAENIQVQGKSTGLPVVAAVNVGALTNASAAASSATAAAQDVMQRERAAARQNLPSVFTVRVMGFGNEPQGGEQAPSQPAKSGLQSSTRVPYDAHNLVQVAAHGDQFDPAVMSKLSEAEQRELRKAR from the coding sequence GTGGGCGTCAACGCCTCGAGCAGCAAATCGGCGCGCAGCCAGGGGGTGGTGCTCGCTGTTGGCGGTACCGGCCGGGTTCTTGCGGATGGCGGCCTGGCCCTGACGGGGGGCGGGGATCTGGACGTGCGCATCGGGGGCGGCTGGAACAGCAGCATGGCGGGCCGCTTGACAACCAGCGGCGTGGACGTTGCGCAGACGCAGGAGCTGTATGGCGGCCTCGTCAACCTGCGCGGCGCGATCGCCATGAGCGCGGGCCAGATCGGCACGATGGAGCTGTTCTACGGCGCGACGCAGGACGGCAAGGAGGTTCGGGCATCGAACCCCTATACGTCGAGCATCTCCCGGGCCACCGGAGGCCTGATGCTGATGGGCGGCGACGCCGGCACCACCATCGCCAGCCGCGGCGACCTGGTGCTGGGAGGCACGGGAGATCCGGGCCTGGTGGGGACACCCAATGGAACGGCATTCACGTCCACCGCAGGCAACGGACAGATGGGGCAGAGCTGGTTCAGTCTCTGGACGGACAGGACAGCCGTCCATCTGTCGGCAGCCGGCGGCAACCTGGCCTTCGATACCCGCGCCAGCGAAAGCATCGCCAACCCCTTGGTGGCGAACTGGGACTACACCAGCAACGGCGGCTGGTTCCTGCTGCCCGGCAATGTCAGCGCCGTCGCGAACACGGGCAGCATCTACTACGGCCAATCGGCCGCATACCTCAACACTTTCGGCAGCGCGAACCAGTGGAATACCGGCGGCCTGCTGCTTGCGCCGCTGGGCAGTCGCCGCATCGAACTGCTGGCCGGCGATTCGCTCTATGGCGGCGGCTATGCCATCAGTTCGTCCGGTGCGGATGCATCGGTCATGGCGACGATCCTGCAGCCGGCCTTTGCCGGATTCGACGCGGCGAATGCCCGTGTGGTCAGCAATGTCAGTGCCAGTGGCCCCGTGGCGGATATCGGGCGCTTTCCTCTGATGGCCTTTGGTGCGAACAGCGTGAGCGACCGGGTTGGCGTGTCAGAGAGTGCATCGAGTCCGTCCCGCTTCTACGCAACCAACGGCGACATCGTCGGCCTGCGAACGGGCTCTGTGGTGAAGTTTGCTGCTTCCGGCGTTCGTGCCAACGAGGTCGACTACGTGGCCGCCGGACCGATTGCCGTGAAGGCCGGGCGAGACATCGTCTATTCGGGGACGCGCATCAACGACGCCCTGCCCGACATCGGCGACTTCACGAGCGACGCTTCCAGTGCGAAGGCTTCCGGCAATCTGATCGTTCATACGCAAAGGAACGACGCCTCGGTGATCGAGGCCGGCCGCGACATCCTCTACGCCAACTTCGACATGGCCGGCTCCGGCACCCTGGAAATCTCCGCCGGCCGCAACGTCATCCAGAACGACCGGGCCAACCTCACGAGCATCGGGCCCGTGGTCCCCGGCGACAGCCGTCCCGGCGCGGGCATCGTGGTGCAGGCGGGCCTTGGACCCCGTGGCGCCAGCTACACGGGGCTTCTGAGCCGGTATCTCGATCCGGCGAATCAGGCCGCGACCGGCACGCCGCTGGCCGATCAAGCCGGCAAGGTCGCCAGGACCTACGGTGCCGAACTGGCCGCATGGCTGTCCGAACGGTATGGCTTCGAGGGCACGAGCGGGCAGGCGCTGGCGTACTTTAATGCGCTGGCGCCCGAGCAGCAGCGCATCTTTGCGCGCCAGGTCTTCTTCACCGAACTGCGTGAGGGCGGGCGCGAGTACAACGCGGTCGATGGCCCGCGCACCGGCAGCTACCTGCGTGGGCGCAATGCCATTGCGGCGCTATTCCCGGGCAGGGATGCCGGGGGCAACGGCGGCGCCCATCAAGGTGACCTGCTGATCTATGGCGGATCGGGCATCCATACCGATCTTGGTGGCGATATTCAGGTGCTGACGCCGGGTGGCGCACAGACCTACGGCGTGGAAGGCGCCGCGCCGCCTTGCACCGCGGGCCTCATCACCCGCGGCAAGGGCGACATCCAGCTCTATGCGCTGGACAGCATCCTGCTGGGCCAGAGCCGCATCATGACCACCTTCGGCGGCAGCATCCTGGCCTGGTCGGCCCAGGGCGACATCAATGCCGGCCGCGGCTCCAAGACCACGGTGGTCTACACGCCGCCGCGGCAGGTGTACGACGACGTCGGCAACATGAAGATCTCGCCCGACGTGCCCAGCACGGGCGCCGGCATCGCCACGCTCAACCCGCTGCCCGAAGTGCCCGCCGGCGACGTCGATCTGATCGCGCCCCTGGGCACCATCGACGCGGGCGAGGCCGGCATCCGGGTGTCGGGCAACGTCAACATCGCGGCCCTGCATGTGGTGAACGCCGAGAACATCCAGGTGCAGGGAAAGTCCACGGGGCTGCCGGTGGTTGCGGCGGTGAATGTGGGCGCGTTGACGAACGCCAGCGCGGCAGCGAGTTCGGCCACCGCCGCCGCGCAGGATGTGATGCAGCGGGAGCGCGCAGCGGCCCGCCAGAACCTGCCTTCGGTCTTCACCGTGCGGGTGATGGGGTTCGGCAACGAGCCGCAGGGTGGCGAGCAGGCTCCTTCGCAGCCCGCGAAGAGCGGCTTGCAGAGCAGCACGCGTGTTCCCTACGACGCGCACAACCTCGTTCAGGTCGCCGCGCACGGAGACCAGTTCGATCCCGCCGTGATGTCAAAACTTTCCGAAGCCGAGCAGCGCGAGCTGCGAAAGGCCAGGTAA
- a CDS encoding aminotransferase-like domain-containing protein: MNRYEKLADNIAQRIRAGRLKANDRLPSVRELKSQMGISASTVFSAYYLLEAQGLVEARQRSGYFVRAGAETTANELAASAPVLRSMSVDVSSLVFQVLAQARERDMVPLGSAFPSPELFPFEQLAAGLTRALKRMDPWQTVEDLSPGNALLRHQISLRYGSVGMDVPASELVITSGAMEALNLALESVTQPGDVVAIETPTFYGALQALERRGLRAVEVETHPRTGVDLDSLARVIDQHPVKACWFMPTFQNPMGCTMSDAAKEQLVGMLATRSIPLIEDDVYGELAHGARRPPPAKAWDRDGWVLHCSSFSKSLAPGYRIGWVAGGRFAATLSRNKLMSSLATALPSQLALQEYLQHKSFDRHLRVLRHSLSRQQAECLRLVDRYFPAGTRVTRPEGGYFLWLALPEGVDSLTLHQDALRLGIGVAPGHLFSADRRYTRHLRINYGYPSDPRLEGAIRSLGDLANAQLESKTGKSG, translated from the coding sequence ATGAACCGCTACGAGAAGCTCGCCGACAACATCGCTCAGCGCATTCGCGCCGGCAGGCTGAAGGCGAACGATCGCCTTCCCTCGGTGCGCGAACTGAAGTCGCAGATGGGCATCAGTGCGTCTACCGTGTTCTCTGCTTACTACCTGCTGGAGGCGCAAGGGCTCGTCGAAGCGCGGCAGCGGTCGGGATACTTCGTTCGAGCGGGCGCGGAAACGACGGCCAACGAACTCGCCGCCAGCGCGCCTGTCCTCCGGTCCATGTCAGTGGACGTCTCGTCGCTTGTCTTTCAGGTCCTTGCACAGGCGCGCGAGCGCGACATGGTCCCGCTCGGCTCCGCCTTTCCGTCGCCAGAGCTGTTTCCCTTCGAGCAACTCGCCGCCGGCCTGACGCGAGCGCTCAAGCGGATGGATCCTTGGCAGACCGTCGAGGATCTGTCACCAGGAAACGCGCTTCTACGCCATCAGATCTCCCTGCGTTACGGCAGCGTCGGAATGGATGTTCCCGCGTCGGAACTGGTCATCACCAGCGGAGCGATGGAAGCACTCAATCTCGCGCTCGAATCGGTGACTCAGCCGGGCGACGTCGTGGCCATCGAAACACCGACCTTCTATGGTGCGTTGCAGGCACTGGAGCGGCGCGGTCTTCGCGCGGTCGAGGTCGAGACCCACCCGCGTACAGGCGTAGATCTCGACTCTCTCGCGCGCGTGATCGACCAGCATCCGGTGAAGGCCTGCTGGTTCATGCCGACCTTCCAGAATCCGATGGGCTGCACCATGAGCGACGCGGCCAAGGAGCAACTGGTCGGCATGCTCGCCACCCGTTCCATACCGCTGATCGAAGACGACGTGTACGGCGAGCTCGCGCATGGCGCCCGCAGACCGCCACCAGCCAAGGCCTGGGACCGGGACGGCTGGGTGCTGCACTGCAGTTCTTTCTCGAAATCCCTGGCACCCGGATATCGCATCGGTTGGGTGGCGGGTGGCCGCTTTGCAGCCACTTTGAGCCGGAACAAGTTGATGAGCTCGCTGGCGACGGCCCTCCCCTCCCAACTGGCGTTGCAGGAGTACCTGCAACACAAGAGTTTCGATCGTCACCTGCGCGTGCTGCGGCATTCGCTCAGCCGCCAGCAGGCTGAATGCTTGCGACTTGTCGATCGATACTTTCCGGCTGGCACGCGGGTCACGCGCCCCGAGGGCGGCTATTTCCTGTGGCTCGCGCTGCCGGAAGGTGTCGACTCGCTCACGCTGCACCAGGACGCTCTTCGGCTCGGCATAGGCGTAGCGCCGGGGCATTTGTTTTCAGCCGACCGCCGGTACACCCGGCACCTGCGCATCAACTACGGGTATCCCAGCGATCCGCGCCTGGAAGGGGCGATCAGGAGTCTTGGAGATCTCGCCAATGCGCAGCTCGAATCTAAAACCGGAAAATCGGGGTGA
- a CDS encoding RNA polymerase sigma factor — MLDMSTWVCAVASAGADDEAVGERSRSGPPRVLLRDFLVANYVRLQQRLTRHLGCPDLASECLHDAWLRLDDLAVFASVHSPEAYVYRTACNAAMDRMRSNRNWQYAEGADTDLDYLADLGPGPDLSA, encoded by the coding sequence ATGTTGGACATGAGCACCTGGGTCTGCGCAGTGGCTTCCGCAGGCGCGGATGACGAGGCGGTTGGAGAAAGAAGCAGGAGCGGACCTCCACGCGTCTTGCTGCGCGACTTTCTCGTCGCCAACTACGTCCGGCTGCAGCAGCGCCTGACCCGGCATCTGGGCTGCCCCGACCTGGCCAGCGAGTGCCTGCACGACGCCTGGCTTCGCCTGGACGATCTGGCGGTCTTCGCGTCCGTGCACAGCCCTGAAGCCTATGTCTATCGCACGGCCTGCAACGCGGCGATGGACCGCATGCGCAGCAACCGTAATTGGCAATACGCGGAGGGTGCCGATACCGACCTCGACTACCTCGCGGATCTCGGCCCCGGCCCGGACCTCAGCGCATAG
- a CDS encoding TonB family protein, whose amino-acid sequence MTRTSASGGALTLSWCLVMALMMGARLAAAQAAADGEVVRFDLPAQSLEISLAVFGRITGHSVLVASSLTAGREAAAVRGDFAPREALHRLLAGSGLVARYTSANAFTLVPVPVEPSEKSLADGRATKGDPEAAEATRAQAGYAAVLQASITRVLCIAQPDAFGRYRLGLRLWIDPTGLVSEARLLEGSGLAQRDAAVLAILRSLEMDAPPPPGMAQPVTILLTPRADPARDCRPYSTARGARAG is encoded by the coding sequence ATGACACGTACTTCCGCATCGGGCGGTGCCCTGACACTGTCCTGGTGCCTCGTCATGGCGTTGATGATGGGCGCGCGGCTCGCCGCCGCACAGGCCGCCGCCGATGGCGAGGTCGTGCGGTTCGACCTGCCGGCCCAGTCGCTGGAAATTTCCCTCGCCGTCTTCGGCCGCATCACCGGGCATTCGGTGCTGGTGGCCAGCAGCCTCACGGCCGGCCGCGAGGCTGCCGCGGTCCGGGGCGACTTCGCGCCGCGCGAAGCATTGCACCGCCTGCTTGCAGGCAGCGGGCTCGTTGCACGCTACACCAGCGCCAATGCTTTCACGCTCGTGCCGGTCCCAGTGGAGCCGTCCGAGAAAAGCCTGGCCGACGGGCGCGCAACGAAGGGTGACCCCGAGGCGGCGGAGGCCACGCGGGCGCAGGCCGGCTATGCAGCCGTGCTCCAGGCATCGATCACGCGCGTGCTCTGCATCGCGCAGCCCGATGCCTTCGGCCGCTACCGCCTGGGCCTGCGGCTATGGATCGACCCCACGGGGCTCGTGAGCGAAGCCCGCCTGCTCGAAGGCAGTGGCCTTGCGCAGCGCGATGCGGCGGTGCTCGCCATCCTGCGCTCGCTGGAGATGGATGCACCACCCCCGCCTGGCATGGCGCAGCCCGTCACCATCCTTCTCACGCCGCGCGCCGATCCAGCGCGCGACTGCCGGCCCTACAGCACCGCGCGTGGCGCGCGTGCCGGCTGA
- a CDS encoding M20/M25/M40 family metallo-hydrolase: MTDHAPAFTLARDSLRQFIDAHFDEQVSTLAELVRCPSDNPPGDCAPHAELTARLLEAMGFEVERHAVPPEYAAAHGMRSVTNLIVRERFGEGPVIALNAHGDVVPPGAGWSVDPYGGEVRDGWLYGRGAAVSKSDFTTYAFAMRALKHLAASGTPLAGTVELHLTYDEETGGVTGPGWILSKGLSRPDFVLSAAFSHHVVVAHNGCLHLEVSVRGTSAHAARPDTGHDAIEAAATLLPALYRYRDGLADRPSRTPGITHPTMVVGLIAGGINTNVVADALSLRIDRRIVPEESPEAVEAELREVIESACRALPGISVEIRQILLARPFAPAPGADELAALVCREASDVMGKPVTPIGVPLYTDARLYSEAGIPTVMYGAGPESLLEANGHRADERVPLDELRKATRVVANTLHHLLTR; this comes from the coding sequence ATGACCGACCACGCCCCTGCATTCACCCTTGCGCGCGATTCGCTGCGCCAGTTCATCGACGCCCACTTCGACGAGCAGGTGAGCACGCTCGCCGAACTGGTGCGCTGCCCCTCCGACAACCCGCCCGGGGACTGCGCGCCGCACGCCGAACTCACCGCCCGCCTGCTCGAAGCCATGGGCTTCGAGGTCGAGCGCCATGCAGTGCCTCCCGAGTACGCCGCCGCGCACGGCATGCGCAGCGTGACCAACCTGATCGTTCGCGAGCGCTTCGGCGAAGGCCCTGTCATCGCGCTCAACGCCCACGGCGACGTGGTGCCGCCGGGCGCCGGCTGGAGCGTCGACCCTTATGGCGGCGAAGTGCGCGACGGCTGGCTGTACGGCCGCGGCGCCGCGGTGTCGAAATCCGACTTCACGACCTACGCGTTCGCGATGCGCGCGCTCAAGCACCTGGCCGCATCGGGCACGCCGCTGGCCGGCACGGTCGAGCTGCACCTGACCTACGACGAGGAAACCGGCGGCGTGACCGGCCCCGGATGGATCCTGTCGAAGGGCCTGAGCCGGCCCGACTTCGTGCTCTCCGCCGCGTTCTCGCACCACGTGGTGGTCGCGCACAACGGCTGCCTGCACCTGGAGGTGTCAGTGCGCGGGACCTCGGCACACGCAGCACGGCCCGACACCGGCCATGACGCGATCGAGGCCGCCGCCACGTTGCTGCCTGCGCTGTACCGCTACCGCGACGGCCTGGCCGACCGGCCCTCGCGCACCCCAGGCATCACCCATCCGACCATGGTGGTCGGCCTCATTGCCGGCGGCATCAACACCAACGTGGTGGCCGATGCACTGAGCCTGCGAATCGATCGGCGCATCGTGCCCGAGGAATCGCCCGAAGCGGTGGAGGCCGAGTTGCGCGAAGTGATCGAATCCGCCTGCCGCGCGCTGCCCGGCATTTCGGTGGAGATCCGCCAGATCCTGCTGGCACGCCCGTTCGCGCCGGCGCCGGGGGCCGACGAATTGGCCGCCCTGGTGTGCCGCGAGGCCAGCGATGTCATGGGCAAGCCGGTCACGCCCATCGGCGTGCCGCTCTACACCGACGCGCGCCTGTACAGCGAAGCGGGCATTCCCACCGTGATGTATGGCGCGGGCCCGGAATCGCTGCTCGAAGCCAACGGCCACCGTGCCGACGAGCGTGTGCCGCTGGACGAACTGCGCAAGGCCACCCGCGTGGTCGCCAACACGCTGCACCACCTGTTGACGCGCTGA
- a CDS encoding amino acid ABC transporter ATP-binding protein has product MIEISHVNKSYGAFQVLTDCTAHIRKGEVVVVCGPSGSGKSTLIKCVNALEPFQQGRITVDGVSVGDPKTDLNKLRARVGMVFQHFELFPHLSIEDNLSIAQVKVLKRSASEARAASMALLQRVGMRAHAHKFPSQLSGGQQQRVAIARALAMDPIAMLFDEPTSALDPEMVNEVLDVMVGLAREGMTMMCVTHEMGFARKVANRVIFMDRGRIVEDCAKDEFFGDPSARSDRAQQFLSKILQH; this is encoded by the coding sequence ATGATCGAAATCAGCCACGTCAACAAAAGCTACGGCGCCTTCCAGGTGCTGACCGACTGCACCGCCCACATTCGCAAGGGCGAAGTGGTGGTGGTCTGCGGGCCCTCGGGCTCGGGCAAGTCCACGCTCATCAAGTGCGTCAACGCGCTGGAGCCTTTCCAGCAGGGGCGCATCACGGTCGACGGCGTGTCCGTCGGCGACCCCAAGACCGACCTGAACAAGCTTCGCGCGCGCGTCGGCATGGTGTTCCAGCACTTCGAGCTGTTTCCCCATCTGTCGATCGAGGACAACCTGTCGATCGCGCAGGTCAAGGTGCTCAAGCGCTCGGCTTCCGAAGCCCGCGCCGCTTCCATGGCGCTGCTGCAGCGCGTGGGCATGCGTGCGCATGCGCACAAGTTCCCGAGCCAGCTGTCGGGCGGGCAGCAGCAGCGCGTGGCCATTGCACGCGCGCTGGCCATGGACCCCATCGCCATGCTGTTCGACGAGCCCACTTCGGCGCTCGACCCCGAGATGGTCAACGAAGTGCTCGACGTGATGGTCGGCCTGGCCCGCGAGGGCATGACCATGATGTGCGTCACGCACGAGATGGGGTTCGCGCGCAAAGTGGCGAACCGGGTGATCTTCATGGACCGCGGCCGCATCGTGGAAGACTGCGCCAAGGACGAGTTCTTCGGCGACCCGTCGGCCCGCTCCGACCGGGCGCAGCAGTTTCTCTCGAAGATCCTCCAGCACTGA
- a CDS encoding RNA polymerase sigma factor, with the protein MPDSIKAALRALFLARYAQFRKHLQIRLGSEDLANDALQETYLRMESANVRSPVRYPSAYLFRIALNVAEDQRKSNSRLLSVGEVEALYDMADEMADPARGAEARNELEALERALAELPRRRRAIVLAARVDEMPHKEIAARYGVSARTVEKELRAGLEHCCERLGRDFVQRFGPGAGKQSKPHDS; encoded by the coding sequence ATGCCCGATTCGATCAAGGCCGCGTTGCGCGCGCTGTTCCTCGCGCGCTACGCCCAGTTCAGGAAGCACCTGCAGATTCGCCTCGGCTCGGAAGATTTGGCCAACGACGCGCTGCAGGAGACCTACCTGCGCATGGAGAGCGCCAACGTGCGCAGCCCGGTGCGCTATCCCTCGGCCTACCTGTTCCGCATCGCGCTCAATGTGGCGGAAGACCAGCGCAAGAGCAACTCTCGGCTGCTGAGCGTGGGCGAGGTCGAGGCGCTCTACGACATGGCCGACGAGATGGCCGACCCGGCGCGCGGTGCCGAGGCCCGCAACGAGCTGGAGGCACTGGAGCGCGCATTGGCCGAGCTGCCGCGGCGCCGCCGTGCCATCGTGCTGGCCGCACGCGTGGACGAGATGCCGCACAAGGAAATAGCCGCGCGCTACGGCGTGTCGGCGCGCACCGTCGAGAAGGAACTGCGCGCGGGCCTGGAGCATTGCTGCGAGCGATTGGGAAGAGATTTCGTCCAGCGCTTCGGTCCCGGTGCCGGAAAACAGTCTAAGCCTCATGACAGCTGA
- a CDS encoding FecR family protein: protein MTAEESEQTGDGQAMELLQREAQAWVVRLGSHQVTDEDAQAFKRWCAQSRSHANAFVQAREVWRAMASAALQVRRQDERNARTRMPVAGRRAFLGGAVAASVAYLAVRPPLELWPSVTEWGADYRTATGEQREVAMADGVVLQMNTQTRVNVLRGSESGEGIELLAGEAEIATQASARVTVSAADGVVSAVRARFNIRNTDGEVCVTCIAGQVEVARGAQRLPLDEGRQLRYGAAGLGAVMPVDIGPVTAWRRRQLVFDQVPLAQVVAEVNRYRRGRLVLTSEALGRSLVQASFSIDRLDDVASLVREVYGAELTQLPGGIVLLGQAKA, encoded by the coding sequence ATGACAGCTGAAGAATCCGAACAAACCGGAGACGGCCAGGCGATGGAGCTCCTGCAACGCGAAGCCCAGGCCTGGGTTGTGCGGCTCGGCTCGCACCAGGTGACGGACGAGGACGCACAGGCCTTCAAGCGGTGGTGCGCGCAGAGCCGCAGCCATGCCAATGCGTTCGTGCAGGCGCGTGAGGTGTGGCGGGCCATGGCGTCGGCCGCGCTGCAGGTACGCCGGCAAGACGAACGCAATGCGCGCACCCGCATGCCGGTGGCGGGACGGCGTGCGTTCCTGGGCGGCGCGGTGGCCGCCTCGGTGGCTTATCTGGCGGTGCGGCCGCCGCTGGAGCTCTGGCCCTCCGTCACCGAGTGGGGCGCGGACTACCGCACCGCCACCGGAGAGCAGCGCGAGGTGGCCATGGCCGATGGCGTGGTGCTGCAGATGAACACGCAGACCCGCGTCAATGTGCTGCGCGGCAGCGAGAGCGGTGAGGGCATCGAGCTGCTGGCCGGCGAAGCCGAGATCGCGACGCAGGCCTCGGCGCGCGTCACCGTTTCGGCTGCGGACGGCGTGGTCTCCGCGGTGCGCGCGCGCTTCAACATCCGCAATACCGACGGCGAGGTGTGTGTCACTTGCATCGCGGGCCAGGTCGAGGTGGCCCGTGGCGCGCAGCGCTTGCCGCTCGACGAGGGACGGCAACTGCGCTACGGCGCCGCGGGCCTGGGCGCCGTCATGCCGGTGGACATCGGCCCGGTCACGGCCTGGCGCCGCCGGCAACTGGTGTTCGACCAGGTGCCGCTCGCGCAGGTGGTGGCCGAGGTCAATCGCTACCGGCGCGGCCGGCTCGTTCTCACCAGCGAGGCGCTGGGCCGCAGCCTGGTGCAGGCGAGCTTTTCGATCGACCGGCTCGACGACGTGGCCTCGCTGGTGCGCGAGGTGTACGGCGCAGAGCTCACGCAACTGCCCGGCGGCATCGTGCTGCTGGGGCAGGCCAAGGCCTGA